The following are encoded together in the Leptidea sinapis chromosome 29, ilLepSina1.1, whole genome shotgun sequence genome:
- the LOC126973529 gene encoding ATP-dependent DNA helicase pif1-like: protein MVVLLAGDFRQTLPVITKGTPADEINACLKASTLWVHVKTFSLSTNMRVQLHNDVHSGQYAAALLKIGEDRMAKDGNGMITLDREFCNVVHNPDDLNNFVYSELLTNMRNRDWLCERAILAPTNEMVGQINEQIMSRVEGDIVEFLSVDTVMDNEQVTSYPVEFLNSLELSGVPSHKLRLKVGVPVLLMRNLDAPTLCNGTRLQVTHLGRNIVKAIIMTGMAKGENVLIPRIPIIPTDLPFQFKRLQFPLKIAFAMTINKAQGQTLKVAGINLEKSCFSHGQLYVACSRVSSPQNLHVLAREGKTKNIVYKNVLQ, encoded by the coding sequence ATGGTGGTACTTTTAGCGGGCGATTTTAGACAGACTTTGCCGGTTATCACTAAAGGCACCCCTGCAGATGAAATAAATGCGTGTTTAAAAGCGTCAACGTTATGGGTGCACGTAAAAACGTTTAGTCTGTCTACAAATATGAGAGTGCAACTACACAATGATGTACATTCTGGACAATATGCTGCTGCTCTTCTTAAAATTGGAGAAGATCGTATGGCAAAGGATGGTAATGGCATGATTACATTGGATCGTGAATTCTGCAATGTTGTGCATAATCCAGATGATCTAAATAACTTCGTCTATAGCGAACTGCTAACTAATATGAGGAATAGAGACTGGTTATGTGAAAGAGCAATTTTAGCGCCGACGAATGAAATGGTGGGACAGATAAACGAGCAAATTATGTCACGCGTGGAAGGTGATATTGTTGAGTTTCTCTCTGTAGACACTGTAATGGATAATGAACAAGTAACATCATACCCTGTAGAATTTCTTAATTCTTTAGAACTGTCGGGAGTACCTTCACACAAACTGAGGCTGAAAGTAGGCGTTCCTGTCCTTTTAATGCGGAATTTAGATGCACCAACACTGTGTAATGGCACACGGTTGCAAGTGACACACCTCGGTCGCAATATTGTAAAAGCAATCATTATGACTGGAATGGCAAAAGGAGAGAACGTTTTAATCCCCCGTATACCCATAATTCCGACAGATTTGCCATTCCAGTTTAAGAGATTACAGTTTCCGCTGAAAATCGCATTCGCTATGACGATAAATAAAGCTCAGGGGCAAACATTAAAAGTAGCCGGCATTAATTTAGAAAAGAGTTGTTTTTCTCACGGACAATTATACGTGGCTTGCTCACGTGTTTCAAGTCCACAGAATCTCCATGTGTTGGCCAGAGAGGGAAAAACAAAGAACATAGTTTACAAAAATGTACTACAGTAA